A genomic stretch from Poecilia reticulata strain Guanapo linkage group LG20, Guppy_female_1.0+MT, whole genome shotgun sequence includes:
- the thtpa gene encoding thiamine-triphosphatase isoform X1, which yields MLLYFLQMSVEVERKFLFDSDTLKAIEDIGDCVGQKQFHDKYFDTPDFKLTLRDVWLRRRKQSWELKCPIDPVNGAVEPGREKSLCTQYKEITNLPEIYQRVKEVIKDTCENCDADITPSDEDDSWLNTLKLCCFAEFTTTRRSFTLKGEDGVKIDLDQADFGYHVGEIEVLVPEGGDIQSAQEKIRHTAQRLGLNEERRVEGKMTVYLKRYRPEQYAILLSAHVL from the exons ATGTTGCTGTATTTTCTTCAGATGAGCGTGGAAGTGGAACGAAAGTTTTTATTCGACTCTGACACCCTGAAAGCGATAGAGGACATTGGAG ATTGTGTCGGGCAGAAACAGTTTCACGATAAGTATTTTGACACCCCGGATTTTAAACTGACGTTGAGAGACGTGTGGCTGCGCCGACGGAAACAATCCTGGGAGCTCAAGTGTCCAATAGATCCGGTCAATGGCGCGGTGGAGCCAGGAAGAGAAAAGTCTCTGTGTACTCAATATAAGGAGATCACAAATCTGCCTGAAATTTACCAGAGAGTGAAGGAGGTGATTAAAGACACATGTGAGAACTGCGATGCGGACATTACCCCTTCTGACGAAGACGACTCCTGGCTGAACACGTTGAAGCTGTGTTGCTTCGCAGAGTTTACCACAACACGGAGGTCATTTACTTTGAAAGGAGAGGACGGGGTGAAGATAGATCTAGACCAAGCTGACTTTGGCTACCATGTGGGGGAGATAGAGGTCCTTGTTCCAGAGGGGGGAGACATACAGTCTGCACAAGAAAAGATCAGACACACCGCTCAAAGGCTGG GTCTGAACGAGGAGAGACGAGTTGAAGGGAAAATGACTGTTTACCTTAAAAGATATCGTCCAGAGCAATATGCAATACTGCTGAGCGCGCACGTTTTATAG
- the thtpa gene encoding thiamine-triphosphatase isoform X2 — protein MSVEVERKFLFDSDTLKAIEDIGDCVGQKQFHDKYFDTPDFKLTLRDVWLRRRKQSWELKCPIDPVNGAVEPGREKSLCTQYKEITNLPEIYQRVKEVIKDTCENCDADITPSDEDDSWLNTLKLCCFAEFTTTRRSFTLKGEDGVKIDLDQADFGYHVGEIEVLVPEGGDIQSAQEKIRHTAQRLGLNEERRVEGKMTVYLKRYRPEQYAILLSAHVL, from the exons ATGAGCGTGGAAGTGGAACGAAAGTTTTTATTCGACTCTGACACCCTGAAAGCGATAGAGGACATTGGAG ATTGTGTCGGGCAGAAACAGTTTCACGATAAGTATTTTGACACCCCGGATTTTAAACTGACGTTGAGAGACGTGTGGCTGCGCCGACGGAAACAATCCTGGGAGCTCAAGTGTCCAATAGATCCGGTCAATGGCGCGGTGGAGCCAGGAAGAGAAAAGTCTCTGTGTACTCAATATAAGGAGATCACAAATCTGCCTGAAATTTACCAGAGAGTGAAGGAGGTGATTAAAGACACATGTGAGAACTGCGATGCGGACATTACCCCTTCTGACGAAGACGACTCCTGGCTGAACACGTTGAAGCTGTGTTGCTTCGCAGAGTTTACCACAACACGGAGGTCATTTACTTTGAAAGGAGAGGACGGGGTGAAGATAGATCTAGACCAAGCTGACTTTGGCTACCATGTGGGGGAGATAGAGGTCCTTGTTCCAGAGGGGGGAGACATACAGTCTGCACAAGAAAAGATCAGACACACCGCTCAAAGGCTGG GTCTGAACGAGGAGAGACGAGTTGAAGGGAAAATGACTGTTTACCTTAAAAGATATCGTCCAGAGCAATATGCAATACTGCTGAGCGCGCACGTTTTATAG